The following proteins are encoded in a genomic region of Arachis ipaensis cultivar K30076 chromosome B02, Araip1.1, whole genome shotgun sequence:
- the LOC107628219 gene encoding uncharacterized protein LOC107628219 isoform X2 — MMPARAPPPSLSSARERENVMEERRRGCSVATAAPPPLLGLVAIAVLPPSGCCAAAKELEGMSRHRRALSPSRCVAAHLFFTVAAHHYRCILCHQFEGGNGFDSDDELQWLIEIEKAPL, encoded by the exons ATGATGCCGGCTAGGGCTCCGCCGCCGTCGTTGTCGAgcgccagag AGAGAGAAAACGTGATGGAGGAGAGAAGAAGGGGGTGCTCCGTCGCGACTGCAGCTCCACCGCCACTGCTAGGGCTTGTTGCCATCGCTGTTCTGCCACCGTCGGGCTGTTGTGCTGCCGCCAAGGAGCTTGAAGGGATGTCTCGCCACCGTCGTGCTCTGTCGCCAAGCCGTTGCGTCGCCGCTCATCTCTTCTTCACCGTCGCCGCCCATCACTATCGTTGTATCCTCTGTCACCAG TTCGAAGGTGGGAATGGTTTTGATAGTGATGATGAACTACAATGGCTAATTGAAATAGAGAAGG CTCCTCTTTAG
- the LOC107628219 gene encoding uncharacterized protein LOC107628219 isoform X1, translating into MMPARAPPPSLSSARERENVMEERRRGCSVATAAPPPLLGLVAIAVLPPSGCCAAAKELEGMSRHRRALSPSRCVAAHLFFTVAAHHYRCILCHQFEGGNGFDSDDELQWLIEIEKVFAVTRF; encoded by the exons ATGATGCCGGCTAGGGCTCCGCCGCCGTCGTTGTCGAgcgccagag AGAGAGAAAACGTGATGGAGGAGAGAAGAAGGGGGTGCTCCGTCGCGACTGCAGCTCCACCGCCACTGCTAGGGCTTGTTGCCATCGCTGTTCTGCCACCGTCGGGCTGTTGTGCTGCCGCCAAGGAGCTTGAAGGGATGTCTCGCCACCGTCGTGCTCTGTCGCCAAGCCGTTGCGTCGCCGCTCATCTCTTCTTCACCGTCGCCGCCCATCACTATCGTTGTATCCTCTGTCACCAG TTCGAAGGTGGGAATGGTTTTGATAGTGATGATGAACTACAATGGCTAATTGAAATAGAGAAGG TGTTTGCAGTCACACGATTTTGA